From a region of the Roseivirga sp. 4D4 genome:
- the mog gene encoding molybdopterin adenylyltransferase — MDLDGIQPVKIGIITVSDRASKGVYEDLSGKAIIDTLNDYLVTKWKPIYQVIPDEQYLIESTIKQMADKERCSLIVTTGGTGPAARDVTPEATEAVCDKMMPGFGELMRQVSLQYVPTAILSRQTAGIRGNSLIVNLPGKPKSIRECLDAVFPAIPYCIDLIEGPYLETNPDVISVFRPKQ; from the coding sequence ATGGATTTGGATGGTATACAACCTGTCAAAATTGGAATCATTACAGTGTCTGATCGCGCGAGCAAAGGCGTTTACGAAGATCTTTCAGGAAAAGCGATTATAGATACCCTAAATGACTACTTAGTTACTAAATGGAAGCCGATTTATCAGGTGATCCCTGATGAGCAGTATCTGATAGAGAGTACCATTAAGCAAATGGCTGATAAAGAAAGATGTTCTCTGATTGTGACTACTGGAGGCACCGGACCTGCTGCCCGGGACGTAACGCCTGAGGCAACAGAGGCTGTGTGTGATAAAATGATGCCCGGCTTTGGGGAACTTATGAGACAAGTGAGTCTCCAATATGTACCCACGGCCATACTTTCCAGACAAACCGCTGGCATTCGAGGAAATTCCTTAATCGTGAACCTTCCAGGAAAGCCAAAATCGATAAGAGAATGTCTCGATGCTGTTTTTCCTGCAATCCCCTATTGCATTGACCTCATCGAAGGGCCCTACCTAGAAACAAACCCGGATGTCATCTCCGTTTTTAGACCGAAACAATAG
- a CDS encoding DEAD/DEAH box helicase gives MSTFSELGISKQLIKGLNELSIFDPTDIQRSAIPLLLNSTADFIGQAQTGTGKTAAFGLPLLQNIDASKSEVQGLIIAPTRELCQQIAKQLFKFTKYTEKIFIESVYGGADINNQIQRLKRPTHVVVATPGRLMDLIKRDAVDLSRVKHVVLDEADEMLSMGFKQDIHYILGYVPIEKSVWLFSATMPEGIKEIIRKFLRKDAQKVEVDRSTGINSNVTHEFILCKSKDKLPELLHFLAYHEEERGMIFCQTKRTARTLAKQLLSKNLEVEVIEGDMGQRDRDKAMRKFKSEKVDLLVTTDIAARGIDVRGLSFVVHYELPQQTEYYTHRSGRTGRAGLKGNSVLFVTDREKEQIYSLQKELKIKIQPLN, from the coding sequence GTGAGTACATTTTCTGAACTGGGTATTTCGAAGCAATTAATTAAAGGATTAAATGAGTTGAGCATTTTTGATCCGACAGACATTCAAAGGTCTGCGATTCCTTTGCTGCTCAACTCTACAGCTGACTTTATTGGTCAAGCACAGACTGGAACAGGTAAAACAGCTGCTTTCGGATTACCGCTATTGCAAAATATTGATGCCAGCAAATCGGAAGTGCAAGGCCTGATTATCGCCCCAACACGTGAGCTCTGTCAACAAATTGCCAAACAGCTTTTCAAGTTCACCAAGTACACTGAGAAAATCTTTATTGAGTCTGTCTATGGCGGTGCAGACATCAATAATCAGATTCAGCGTCTCAAAAGACCTACCCACGTAGTTGTGGCTACACCAGGTCGTCTGATGGATCTGATAAAACGAGATGCTGTCGACCTTTCCAGAGTAAAACATGTGGTTTTGGATGAAGCTGATGAAATGCTGAGCATGGGTTTTAAGCAGGATATCCACTATATCTTAGGCTATGTGCCTATCGAAAAGAGTGTTTGGCTGTTTTCGGCCACAATGCCGGAAGGTATTAAAGAGATTATCAGGAAGTTTTTGAGAAAAGATGCTCAGAAGGTTGAAGTAGATCGAAGTACAGGAATTAATTCCAATGTCACACATGAGTTCATACTGTGTAAATCGAAGGATAAGCTTCCTGAACTATTACATTTTTTGGCTTATCATGAGGAGGAGAGAGGGATGATCTTTTGCCAAACCAAAAGAACAGCACGGACATTGGCCAAACAGTTATTGTCCAAAAATTTGGAGGTAGAAGTGATTGAAGGAGATATGGGCCAACGCGATCGGGATAAAGCAATGCGCAAGTTCAAGAGTGAGAAGGTGGACCTTTTGGTGACTACCGATATTGCAGCAAGGGGTATTGACGTTCGAGGACTCAGCTTTGTGGTGCATTACGAGCTTCCACAGCAGACGGAGTACTATACCCATCGGAGTGGCCGAACCGGAAGAGCAGGTTTGAAAGGAAACTCCGTGCTATTTGTCACTGATCGAGAGAAAGAACAGATATACTCTCTTCAGAAGGAATTGAAGATCAAAATTCAACCACTGAACTAA
- a CDS encoding peptidylprolyl isomerase: protein MKKALFLLFIIGSTACAQDKTYEVGQIKTPMGEILVWLYDEAPKHKKAFIELANEGYWDDYTFNRVIDNFVAQGGCPDTPEGFAYSVHLLEPEFEAGKKHVYGAFGAGRDDNPGKLSAACQFYIVQNKNGLARLDGNYMIYGQVFKGMDVVDNIVKVEKDSTNTPLKPITLDVNVIRMTAAEISTFGFEVPASSR from the coding sequence ATGAAGAAAGCCCTTTTCCTACTGTTTATTATTGGTTCTACAGCCTGTGCTCAGGATAAAACCTACGAAGTTGGTCAGATCAAAACCCCAATGGGTGAAATACTGGTATGGCTATATGATGAAGCACCAAAGCACAAAAAAGCTTTCATTGAATTAGCGAATGAGGGCTATTGGGATGATTATACTTTCAATAGAGTCATAGACAATTTCGTGGCACAAGGTGGCTGCCCTGATACCCCAGAAGGCTTTGCTTATTCTGTTCATCTCTTGGAACCTGAGTTTGAAGCAGGTAAAAAGCACGTCTATGGTGCGTTTGGGGCAGGAAGAGACGATAACCCGGGTAAGCTTTCGGCAGCCTGTCAATTTTATATTGTACAGAACAAGAATGGTCTGGCCAGGTTAGATGGGAATTATATGATCTATGGTCAGGTTTTTAAAGGTATGGACGTGGTTGACAACATCGTCAAAGTGGAAAAGGATTCGACCAACACGCCATTGAAGCCAATTACATTAGATGTCAATGTGATCCGCATGACAGCTGCAGAAATATCGACTTTTGGTTTTGAGGTTCCTGCTTCAAGTAGGTAA
- a CDS encoding SRPBCC family protein: MVSIEAHSGIYTLKTEQLLNTDLETAWEFFSSPNNLVKITPKHMAFEITSGKAKAMYPGQIITYKVSPFPGIRASWVTEITHVKDREFFVDEQRFGPYSMWHHEHIFEETEKGLMMWDKVSYKLPFGVLGRMIHPVIVKNKLTQIFTYRYKILEELFPA, encoded by the coding sequence ATGGTATCTATAGAGGCTCATTCTGGTATTTATACACTCAAAACGGAGCAGTTACTCAATACTGATTTAGAAACAGCTTGGGAGTTCTTCTCTTCCCCCAATAACCTAGTCAAAATCACGCCCAAACATATGGCTTTTGAGATTACTTCAGGAAAAGCAAAAGCTATGTATCCTGGACAAATTATCACTTATAAGGTATCTCCTTTCCCCGGCATAAGAGCAAGTTGGGTAACAGAAATAACCCACGTAAAAGATCGCGAGTTCTTTGTTGATGAACAGCGCTTTGGTCCGTATAGTATGTGGCACCACGAACACATTTTTGAAGAAACTGAAAAAGGGTTGATGATGTGGGATAAAGTATCCTACAAATTACCTTTCGGTGTATTGGGAAGAATGATTCATCCCGTCATTGTCAAGAACAAGTTGACTCAAATCTTCACCTATAGATATAAGATTTTGGAGGAACTCTTCCCCGCTTGA
- a CDS encoding YciI family protein — MKEFMAFIYTEGDHMAEMSPEEQQQHVEKVGAYIQGLMQSGKMKGAQPLELSGITISGTQGNLQDAPFNETKEVIGGYYHLAGESLEEVADLIRKDPRFEDGPWKVEIRPIRVVQGIN, encoded by the coding sequence ATGAAAGAGTTTATGGCATTCATTTACACCGAAGGAGACCACATGGCTGAGATGTCTCCAGAAGAACAACAACAACATGTGGAAAAAGTAGGCGCTTATATTCAAGGTTTAATGCAGTCTGGTAAGATGAAAGGTGCTCAGCCTTTAGAGTTATCAGGAATAACCATCTCTGGAACCCAAGGAAATCTTCAAGATGCTCCTTTCAATGAAACTAAAGAAGTGATAGGCGGTTATTATCACTTGGCTGGTGAGTCATTAGAAGAAGTTGCTGATTTAATCAGGAAAGATCCTCGCTTTGAAGATGGCCCTTGGAAAGTTGAGATCAGACCGATTAGGGTTGTCCAAGGAATAAATTGA
- a CDS encoding RNA polymerase sigma factor, translating to MSQKPSDKKSKVLAEHFFRLEYAKIVAVITPYFGLNQINLAEDIVQDTLLEAIRTWEFNGIPEDPSAWLYKVAKNKSVNALKRIKLEDGYRSSIESESLIEGLNFSEEQIADDQLRMMFACCDPSISQEAQICLILKTLCGLSIGEIANAFLTNNETINKRLVRARSTLRKEQITFELPNADGLNERLETVLRTIFLLFNEGYSTSKGKQLINYDICLETIRLVELICNHSLFEDFAKPHALLALMLLNAARFQSRVDSQGLMIRLEDQDRSLWNRQLINRGLAHLNKIQGSKEISIYHILATISAYHCVAKEFTQTNWQGILQMYDTLLTVDASPLVRLNRAIALSEIYGPEKGIEEIEQLSDSIPHNYIPFHTGLADLYIRTKDFRPAIKHLKKALSISKSPFETKTIQHRIEECEKELK from the coding sequence ATGAGCCAAAAGCCGAGTGATAAAAAGAGCAAGGTACTAGCCGAACACTTTTTTCGACTCGAGTATGCAAAAATAGTTGCGGTAATCACCCCCTACTTTGGCTTAAATCAGATTAACCTTGCCGAAGACATTGTTCAAGACACGCTCCTAGAAGCGATCCGCACGTGGGAGTTTAATGGAATTCCTGAAGATCCTTCGGCATGGCTCTATAAGGTTGCCAAGAATAAATCGGTCAATGCGCTTAAAAGAATTAAGTTGGAAGATGGGTATCGTAGCAGCATCGAAAGTGAATCTCTAATTGAAGGACTAAATTTCTCCGAAGAACAGATTGCTGACGATCAACTGAGGATGATGTTCGCTTGTTGTGACCCCTCAATTTCGCAAGAGGCTCAAATCTGTCTGATCCTTAAGACGCTTTGTGGCTTAAGTATTGGCGAGATTGCCAACGCCTTTCTCACCAACAATGAAACCATCAACAAACGACTAGTTCGAGCCAGAAGTACCCTGAGAAAAGAGCAGATTACTTTTGAACTGCCCAATGCCGATGGACTAAATGAACGACTTGAGACTGTTCTTAGGACGATATTCCTTCTCTTCAACGAAGGTTACAGTACCTCCAAAGGAAAGCAGTTAATCAACTATGATATTTGTCTGGAGACCATTAGACTAGTAGAATTAATTTGCAATCACTCTTTATTCGAAGACTTTGCAAAACCACATGCCCTACTCGCGCTTATGCTTTTGAACGCAGCTCGTTTTCAATCAAGAGTAGACAGCCAGGGCCTTATGATCCGTTTAGAGGATCAAGACCGATCGCTTTGGAACCGACAATTGATCAATCGAGGTCTGGCCCACCTCAATAAAATTCAGGGCTCAAAAGAGATCAGTATTTACCATATTCTAGCCACAATTTCAGCCTACCACTGTGTTGCAAAGGAGTTTACTCAAACTAACTGGCAAGGCATTCTCCAGATGTACGACACACTGCTGACGGTTGATGCCTCACCTTTGGTTAGACTCAATCGAGCCATCGCCTTGTCCGAAATATATGGGCCCGAAAAAGGAATAGAAGAGATTGAACAATTGAGCGATTCGATCCCACATAACTATATTCCTTTTCATACTGGGTTGGCTGACCTTTACATTCGAACGAAAGATTTTCGCCCAGCTATTAAGCACCTCAAAAAGGCGCTATCTATTAGTAAAAGCCCTTTTGAGACCAAAACGATTCAACATCGGATTGAGGAATGTGAAAAAGAATTAAAATAA
- a CDS encoding MFS transporter has protein sequence MNKVPKRILPVIVFAQFAGTSLWFAGNAILPQIQVSWDLPESSLANVTSAVMLGFITGTFGFAFFSIADRFKPSRVFLICSLLGAAFNLLLMFLPNTYLNLLVLRFMTGIFIAGIYPVGMKISADWFGGKLGKALGYLVGALVLGSAFPYLLNHFGTALSWKFVLIGTSILALLGGVAMMAFVGEGPHRITGARFEPGKMIDVFRKRDFRSAAFGYFGHMWELYTLWAFIPVILLYYNETHNADIPISLWTFLIIALGSVGCVLGGVLSTKHGSAKVAFGFLMLSGILCLTSPLFYELSETLFLAIFLVWGFAVIGDSAQFSSLNTLTAPPEFKGTALTIAVSIGFLLTIPSIQLLGYLSNIIGTRWLLFTLLIGPIFGLTHTRKLLE, from the coding sequence TTGAATAAGGTACCAAAACGCATATTGCCCGTTATAGTCTTTGCCCAATTTGCGGGTACATCACTTTGGTTTGCGGGCAATGCCATCTTACCTCAAATTCAGGTTTCCTGGGATTTGCCTGAGAGCAGTCTGGCCAATGTGACATCGGCTGTGATGCTCGGGTTTATCACCGGAACTTTTGGCTTTGCTTTCTTTTCCATAGCCGACCGATTCAAGCCGAGCCGAGTATTTTTGATTTGCTCATTGCTAGGGGCAGCCTTCAACTTACTCCTGATGTTTCTTCCTAACACTTACTTAAACCTATTGGTACTTAGGTTCATGACAGGAATATTCATAGCTGGCATATATCCCGTGGGCATGAAAATATCCGCAGATTGGTTCGGAGGAAAACTAGGCAAGGCACTAGGCTACCTTGTGGGAGCACTTGTTTTAGGCTCTGCATTCCCCTACCTACTGAATCATTTTGGTACAGCCCTCTCTTGGAAATTCGTACTTATAGGCACCTCCATCTTAGCTCTACTTGGGGGTGTTGCCATGATGGCCTTCGTAGGGGAAGGGCCTCATAGAATTACAGGTGCACGTTTTGAGCCGGGTAAAATGATCGATGTATTTCGCAAAAGAGACTTTAGATCTGCCGCCTTTGGCTACTTCGGTCATATGTGGGAATTATATACGCTATGGGCATTTATACCTGTGATATTGCTCTACTATAATGAGACGCACAATGCTGATATCCCCATAAGCCTTTGGACATTCCTAATCATTGCCTTAGGCTCAGTCGGCTGCGTGTTAGGTGGGGTTCTGTCCACAAAACATGGAAGTGCAAAAGTCGCCTTTGGTTTCTTGATGCTCTCCGGCATCCTGTGCCTTACATCTCCCTTATTTTATGAACTGTCAGAAACCCTATTTTTAGCCATATTTCTCGTATGGGGATTTGCAGTAATCGGAGATTCAGCGCAGTTTTCTTCTCTCAATACACTCACAGCACCGCCTGAATTCAAAGGAACAGCCTTGACTATTGCGGTTAGTATTGGTTTCTTGCTGACAATTCCCAGTATTCAATTACTTGGGTATTTATCAAATATTATAGGAACCAGGTGGCTTCTATTTACACTATTGATCGGTCCAATATTCGGGCTAACCCATACCAGAAAACTGCTTGAATGA
- a CDS encoding M3 family metallopeptidase has protein sequence MNNPLVDKSETPFNTPPFSAIKNEHFKPAIEQLIEVAKAEIDKIVVRKDIPDFNNTIEALEKSGKQLDRASSIFFNLNSAETNDEIQAIAKEVSPLLTEFSNDILLNEGLFNKVKAVHDSVDHSVLNTEQQTLLAKTYKGFVRNGALLNGDQKDQLRKIDVELAQLSLTFGEHVLAETNKYQMVIEDKADLEGLPQFVIDQAIETAKEKGHEGKWVFTLDYPSYVPFVTYAANRSLRKELSIAAGSKAFKGDDLDNQEIVKKIASLRHERANLLGYKTHAHFVLEERMAESPEKVMSFLSEIGNYGKGGAERDVQEVSDYAKQLDGIEELQRWDFAYYSEKLKKEKYTIDDEMLKPYFKLENVIDGVFETAKRLFDLHFVATDQIDKYHPDVMTYEVKDSNGKHISVFYADFFPRAGKRAGAWMTSYAGQYKDAQGDHRPLVSIVCNFTKPTNSTPSLLTFNEVTTLFHEFGHALHGMLADGQYESLSGTSVFWDFVELPSQILENWCYEKECLDLFAKHYQTDEAIPENLIQKIKDSANFMEGYQTMRQLSFGMLDMAWHGQDNTALESVAEFERSIMSQTDVLPPIPNTNMSCAFSHIFQGGYSAGYYSYKWAEVLDADAFEYFKEKGIFNKEIANLFKDNILSKGGSDHPMTLYKKFRGQEPDVKALLRRAGLLED, from the coding sequence ATGAATAACCCACTTGTTGATAAATCCGAAACACCTTTCAATACCCCACCTTTTTCGGCAATAAAGAATGAACATTTTAAACCTGCCATCGAGCAACTTATTGAGGTCGCGAAAGCCGAAATAGATAAAATCGTTGTGCGAAAAGATATTCCTGACTTCAATAATACCATTGAGGCATTAGAAAAGTCAGGCAAACAACTGGACAGGGCCTCTTCTATATTCTTCAACCTCAACAGCGCGGAAACCAACGATGAAATTCAGGCAATCGCCAAAGAAGTTTCTCCACTATTGACGGAGTTTTCAAATGACATTCTTTTGAATGAAGGCCTCTTTAATAAAGTCAAGGCAGTACACGATTCGGTTGACCATTCCGTCCTCAATACAGAACAACAGACCCTCCTGGCAAAAACGTATAAAGGCTTTGTAAGAAACGGTGCGCTATTAAATGGCGACCAGAAAGATCAGCTAAGAAAAATTGACGTTGAACTTGCACAATTATCATTGACTTTCGGTGAGCATGTACTGGCTGAAACCAATAAATACCAAATGGTCATTGAAGACAAGGCCGATTTGGAAGGGCTTCCGCAATTCGTCATCGACCAGGCAATTGAAACGGCCAAAGAGAAAGGGCATGAAGGTAAATGGGTCTTCACACTGGATTATCCAAGTTATGTGCCCTTCGTTACTTATGCTGCTAATAGATCGCTTAGAAAAGAACTTAGCATAGCCGCGGGTTCCAAAGCTTTCAAAGGAGATGATCTCGACAATCAGGAGATTGTTAAAAAAATCGCTTCACTCAGACATGAAAGGGCCAATTTGTTAGGTTACAAAACACATGCTCACTTTGTATTGGAGGAACGAATGGCAGAGTCTCCTGAAAAGGTAATGTCTTTCCTTTCTGAAATAGGCAATTACGGAAAAGGAGGAGCTGAAAGAGATGTTCAAGAAGTGTCCGATTATGCAAAGCAATTAGATGGTATAGAAGAACTTCAACGTTGGGATTTCGCTTATTACTCTGAAAAATTGAAAAAGGAAAAGTATACGATCGATGATGAAATGCTTAAGCCTTACTTCAAATTGGAGAATGTAATTGATGGCGTTTTTGAGACTGCTAAGCGACTTTTCGATTTACACTTTGTCGCTACAGATCAAATCGACAAGTACCATCCAGACGTAATGACCTATGAAGTAAAAGATTCTAATGGTAAACACATCTCAGTATTCTATGCCGACTTCTTTCCAAGAGCCGGAAAACGAGCTGGCGCGTGGATGACCTCCTACGCTGGTCAGTACAAAGACGCCCAGGGCGATCATCGACCTCTCGTCTCCATTGTTTGCAACTTCACGAAACCAACGAATAGTACACCTTCCTTGCTGACTTTCAACGAGGTTACTACCCTCTTCCATGAATTTGGACATGCACTGCATGGTATGCTTGCGGATGGTCAGTATGAAAGTTTGAGTGGAACGAGTGTATTCTGGGATTTTGTAGAATTGCCATCACAGATTTTGGAAAACTGGTGCTATGAGAAAGAATGTCTCGACCTCTTTGCAAAGCATTATCAGACTGATGAAGCTATTCCGGAAAATCTAATTCAGAAGATTAAGGACAGTGCCAATTTCATGGAGGGCTACCAAACCATGCGCCAGTTAAGCTTTGGTATGTTAGACATGGCTTGGCATGGACAAGACAACACCGCATTAGAAAGTGTTGCAGAATTCGAACGATCAATCATGTCTCAGACGGACGTTTTGCCACCTATTCCGAATACCAATATGAGTTGTGCATTTTCTCATATTTTTCAAGGTGGCTACTCGGCTGGATATTATAGTTACAAATGGGCAGAAGTACTTGACGCTGATGCATTTGAATACTTTAAAGAGAAGGGAATATTTAATAAGGAAATTGCCAATCTTTTCAAAGACAACATCTTGTCCAAAGGAGGTTCAGACCATCCAATGACACTCTACAAAAAATTCAGGGGACAGGAGCCTGATGTCAAAGCGCTACTAAGAAGAGCTGGACTCCTGGAGGATTGA